The sequence ggaagatctgtcaatttcagttctctcagtttctaatttttccaatgttaatttcagttctctacatttctgcagcaatctgtgatttttttaaaaaaaatcctcatgaaaattctccactgttttagtgtgaatttctccagataaacacatttttgtaggcagttttgacaaaggtacacatttctgcaagccatctcacatcatatcatgcctttttgctgttattttcacttatatattcatttttatgcacactttcccccaatgaatgcatttttctaaatattgtaactgcatcccaaaattctaataaatgtgaattttgaaggatggctgtgtttcggttcttatattgtttcggaaagtgtgaatttgatacattctgcttgaaatgcggactgaatcaaaattctcacccatccctaataggtgctcctgaggaataatctgaaacaaatgcttgaGGGCACCAACTGTAGGGAACATGGGGTTCGCATACTGGACTTCTCCCTGCAAACACtggcctttccccctccactcctgaAGGTCTGAGAGAGCATTCCAAACATATGTGGTTGAATCCTGCCCAGTAATTGTTCCCAGAGGTGGGAAGGAGTCTAAGCATGCTCACCTGAATATGCTTAGAATTCCCCATCAGACTTTAATGCTCAAAACAGAAAGGCTAGTGGTGGAGGGGTGGGTGTGGCATGCATGGGGACATGGCCCTGCATCCCTCAcaacaggagtagccaatgtggtaacctccagatgttatggactacaactcccatcatccctgaccattggtcatgcttgctgggggtgAAGGGAGTGGTGATTCAAAACATCTGGCAGGACAGTTATCCCGCTGCCCTACAGTTTGTGCCCACATGTATTCTTTTGAACACCTGAATAGAgctttggtgggggtgggggcaaaaGAGCAGCTGCCCCCTGTCAATGCCACCCTTGTTTCCCCACACAAATTTGCCATGCAGAATTTTGTAGTGCTGCTGACCACCTGACAAGCAGGCATCTGTTTAGACCCTTTTAATCTCAAACTGTTGCCACTTAAGTTAATAAATATATACAACATTGTAGATTTCAGTGAATATAAATAGCAAATATGGGTGCAACCCTGACAGTATTTCTGTGCACATCTGCTTCACTGGGAATCTTGGATGTGCAAAGATTGCAGATCAGGATTTTAATGCAACAACCAAAacaatattaattaaaaaaattctaagaTAACTCTGAGCTATCCCAGTCagacatataaatataaataagcaTAATAGAGAAAaacattcccctcccccttcaaaaAAATTAATCGTTACTGCTAGCAGCAAGTGGAGAATGAAATATCAGAAAGCTGAAACTACACACGTCTCACTTTTACCAAATGGATCTGGTTTCCTAGCATTTCTAAGAAAAGCTTCTGGTATAATTTGTACATGGTGAGGCTGTGGAGGAACTTGACTACCTTCCGGAGGCCCTGGATCGTTGTCTTGGGGAAATGGTATGTTTTCAAATGCTTCAGCCCATACATCAGGCCTTTGATGGTGTCTTGGTCTCTATTCTTTACTCTCCACAAGTTCAGAAGCTTGAGAACCTGTTCTGTGGATTTGCACATCCTCAGAATATGGTCTATCTCTTCTTTCCCTAGTTTTTTTCCTGGTAAGTTTTCCATCAGGATGTTGAGTTGCTCAAAGGTTACGTTGAGATGGCCAATGTGTTTTGAGATGCTATTTTCACAGTGATCGATACCTATGAAAGACAAAAAAAGAAGCTTGTTTATATGCATTTATCATGGCTAAAAAGCGCAACGTTTCTTCTACCTATCCCACCCCACAAGTAATTTTAGGCCCTAAGGCAAGGGTGGGAGACCTGTgttcttctagatgttgctggacaccaactcccatcaggcccaggcaGCCTGGCCAATGATCTGAGACGacagaagctgtagtccaacaacatctctggaaggccacatttcccCAACCCTGCCCCAAACTTGTCTCATTTCTGCACCCCTGCCCCAAACCTGTTTCTTTTTGCAGTCAAGAGCAATTTCACACTACAaactgaaatcaatgaaaggACCTCCTATGAAGTGTTCTTTGATTATGATGCTATCAAGTCTCTGTTAGCTGGCTTTGCTGTCTCTCtcagaactacaaatcccagggtTCCTTTGCTCGACAGCCAtgacagtagggatgggatctactGGCCAGTACTGGTTTGAAACCATTTCATCGACGTAACTGTTCTTTGTCTCCTaattgctgcttttaccaatctggggttttcccctcacaaaaaatattgatattaatatcaatattttgaaaggaaatattgacaaaaTTATCATTCTTGATATGGAAATAATAATGGAAATGATATGatagggaaataataataataattgttattgtttaaacatctttaaaaaatcttcttttttaaaaaaaaaaagcttcaaaaacatcttaaaaagcaattccaacagagatccagactggggtaaggtctctacttaaaagccatggaaatagccatggaaaatcgctgcataaaaatccaatcctcaacaataggaaataaacaaaatgatggaaaattcggtaccaaatccaaattgggtggaattctagcacatccctacatgACAGCCGAGTTGGTTTTGTAGCACAGAGTGATCAACACTAAGGAGTCTGTATGTCTGCAGTTTCTTCCCATTGTCCTGCCTGGCCACCGCTCTGCTGACCTCATCCCTTTCCTTTACTATGTCATCACCACCGCATCCCTCCAAAATATAATGTAAGGTTTgttgttctgtgtgatgcagcgaacccagttggcacaagagattgctaagagtatcccggttaaaggatttcaggtccggtagagattcagacgcgttaaaaggtttaagagtctttattccaaaAGACATTCAGTTACAAGAATCACAAGCTCCAATACAACCCCCACTCTTTGCTTTCGGTTTGCCCAGCGCTTATATCTCATTCCGTGCccttgctcagcaacatctgcagtttggccttggcacgaacacattgctggcttaaccccacaattgcctgttttactgtccttgtggaaatacattgcttctgagcacacaacagcccccacctccaCAAGACAGTGGACAACAAGGTTTAGTATCGATTTCCCTGTGAAGGCTGATCAGACGTACTGGGTATTGATCACTAAACCTATGTTTGGAAATCCTCTAATATGGGGGGGTTGCCGCAGGGGGACAGAATAATCTCGGCTCACCTCTGTGCACAGTTGGAGCAATCTCAGCTGACTTCTGCGCACAGTCGGGCAGGGAAACATATGGATAAAGTGTAGCTGTGCACAATGTGCGTTATGCTTTTGGGAGCTACAATGgccagtttcagcctattactttGACTGTTGCAATAATCTGGGCACTATAACAGTTGCAAGGGTAATCCTGTAGCCAGAGAAGCGAGCTTCCCCCTACATCCCCCGTCACTTAGAACAGTGGATGAAGATCTGTCAGTGGTGCTGCATGCCCCTGCAGTAAAGCATGCTGTGACTTGAGCATGCGTCTTTATCACTGGGGCACCAGTTCTTTGGAATCCTCGTCCCTTACAAGTGACACAAGCAAGCCCCAACATTGTTCTATTTTTTGACATTTGTTGAAAACTTTTCTTGTAAGCCTTCCCAAACTGGTCTATTTTAACTCTGCAGTTTTTAAGTTTGTTGGTTTCtatgttttaatagcattttatgTTCTGTATCATAAAATCATAAGatcataaaatactattaaaacataaaaaccaacaaacttAAAAACTGCAGAGTTAAAATAGACCAGTTTCTGTACACTGCTCAGGTACGCTCTGAATATAGAGCAGTTTAGAAATTCTGAGTGAcacgaataataaataaaactgactCAATGTATGTGCACATCACCCTGCTTCCATGTGATGCCTAATGGCATTACCTTGCATAATGTTCTTGACCATAATGTGATCATTGTTCTGCTGCTTCCATAATTTCAGTAGCTGAAAGGTCTGCTCCTGAGGACTGTGCCTTTGTTTAATCCTTTCTACAGTTTCCGCATTGACCTTTATACCTGGCAGACTTTCCTTTAACAAGTTCAGCCAGTTGGATGTGGGTTTCGTAGGGACGGCAAATCTGAAGAATGCTTCCTCACATAAGGTTACATCTAAAGCAAGAAGAAGCAGAAGACAGACATTGAGTTTTCAAAAACTGACTGGTCTTGATTAATCATTCAAAAATTGTGCTTGCATGCTTTCAAAGAGTGTAAAGTTCCCAGCAAGCAATGTTTTACCAAGGCTGCATTCGTATGTCCACTTACACTTTGACCTGTATGACATAGTATGCCACTACCCATGTGGTGTAGTATAGTAATGTAATGAGGCAAGATGGCTAGACTATCACACAAAACCATCTAAATTGGTGGTCGCCAACCCAGTGCCCATTGGAGCCCTCCCACAGGtatcccagactctgagctttctctttttaaaaataagtccccagccctcctagaaataaaattacgaagcaaaatgtgcagggcaccttctgtgaaatgagccagactGGCTACTCCCACATGTCAATATTTTTtgctaatgagtgaagtcagagttctGATTGATGAGTGACTTGTTTGGGCACCAGACGATAGGAATTCCTGGGGTCCGAAACAGCTGctgtttttttctcccctttagggcactttttctgcttctgtcttattttctaataGTCCTTGGTATCTCCATAGTTAGTCCTTCCCTTTGTCCTAGTAACTGGGATGCATCTTTCATATGGTGGACCTGATCGTCTGACActaggtactccctagaagttattttctgcaaatactactacacaatatgTACAAGTGGATGTCAACGATTCCCTGCCCAAAATGTCACATGCAAAATTTGAAAAGTTTGCAAAGAGGCGTAGGTGTGTCCCCTGCAGTGCAGGAGCTGATGTTCAGCCAacttgtgttatgccatgcccatATGCATGGGACAAGCCACTTTTGTGACTGGTGCTCTcagtactctctcaaaatttgaaatgtgccctctagtCCTAAAAGGTTGGCAACTTCTGATCTAACTATAAGACAGATAAATAAAGAGATGACTACACTAGAGGAAGAAGAGACCACCTAGATGGTAAGGCCTCAGAAGGAAAgaggtatgtttttaaatataagaGGCAATAGGGCCATCAGAAGGGATAGAATGCcaacaaaaaagaaatgaaagagtAAGCAGAGCAGAGATCGGAAATGtatgaagaattttttttttggcatTTCTTTCTCTGATAAAGGCAGAAGAATTTCATTGTTGGATCAGGTCAATGTCCAACTGATTTGTTTCCAACAGTGGTAGAgtagccatgtgtcctacttaaAGTACAGCCCTCTGTTTAAAGGTCTGCtaaaggacagtcctctatttgaaggcatcctcCATTTGAAAGGTTATCTGGTCCAAGTTCAGTTTAAAGACTTCCCCAGGAAGCGAGAGCCGAGGGTGTGATGGGGCTTAAAGTGAGCACCTTGactgcagactgagcaggcacacaggtcatctggtcacaggccccatctgcccatttaaagcactatcataccactttaaacagtcatggcttccctaaagactcctgggaactgtagtttgttaagggtgctgacaggagacccagagctataatttccagagttccctgggaagagggtttgattgtcaaaccactctgggaattgttgctctgtgatgaGAATAAAAGCCTGCTAACAAGTCTCAGTATCCtcaacagactacacttcccaggtttctttggggaagctatttaaagtggtacaaaCGAGGCCCCAGTCTTCCCCACAAAGTTTAAAGTGGCACGATACAGCTTTTAAGGCATGCTGCAGATGAGGCCACAgttttccccactatggtgagatgtattgtatctctatttatttctaaatgtgcatctatgcatGTAAATTTAGCATTTGTATATTTTATGCAAATCCGTgctctcttttttggcaatgtgttaagtggtcagccagatgcctctggagctTTAAAGCATGGTGTGAGTGtgaggcccttctccaaatttaaaaatgcaaccagtacaaataaaataaaaaataatcccCCCACGCATCACTAGATATTTAGAGGTACAGAGAAATTTCATTTGGCTATCCTGGTGAATTGCCCTAGAGAGaggcatcctccatgaatttgtctaatcttttaaaaggAGTACTGGTGGCTAATGACAAGTGCCACCTCTTGTGGCAGGGGATTCTagaaaccaggaatggggaacctgtgaccctccagatgtcattggactctaactcccatcagccccagccagcatggctaatggccagggatgatgggagttggtgtccagcaacatctagagggccacagattctctgcTATAAATGAAGTGTTAGAAGTGAATGGCCAAGTGAGGCGGAGCTGCTACACTAGCTTCCTGGTAGCTGGGCCGCTATTACTTACTGAGAGGGAGGGGTCAGATCgcagggaggttggtgtggtgtaaacacaccagtggagccaatccagtgctcctgccagtgcatttgcaccatgtcaGCCTTCCCATTGCTTTGATACCATTGCCTGTGTAGAGAGGCCCCATTGCCTTGTATTGAGAAGTACTTCCATTTTGAGTTAGTCAGCTTCAAGTTACTCCCTGCTTGAAGTGCAAAACTTAGCAGAAAAACAACTCATCTATCTCCCCTTAAGCTTGCACATACCGATTTCACATTGCTGATCTGATTTGTCACTTTTTTCTCCTTGGCACACATTGTTGCGTGTGGCATCTCCCTTGCGCACCGTTTTGAGGCCCAGTGCGCTGCAGTTAGTGTGCTTTTGACAAGCTTGTTTGGATGATGTTTCACTGGAGAAATAGCCTTCTGGGCATCTCTTGCAAACTGTATCACTTTCAGGGGTACCTTGGGATAAAGGAAACAGGCAATCAAAACACTTGGCAATCACTTTGTATCTAGCACTTCAGGGACTTCCTATATGGCAAAAGGCAACATCTCAACAAGACTCagctcgacttccgggaagggtgacttcgcttgtgcctgcttttgggacgggctcccgcctcaaaagaagcttattcagatataaatcagtcagaacattttttttttgactgatgaaatttctcccaggcagggagaaacgtagagatcaacctcaaaagcctgtttttgttgggaggactggatttcattaatttatgagataaggtccagccaacagtgccggacggactttctaacaagctctatctgcttaagcgatacgtttatcttttctttaaagagagaacggactaacaggcaagcacccttctttctattattttttttacttggtttaaattgttacagcaaaaggagatttgtcagattgatcggctttggacaacttctgggtgagatataactcttttctgttattcacgaaattaacagcttatctctgtttctgtcgcaattctagtgcattctaaagataataaacagaagagggatttctattcctgatttctactcTATTCTACAATATTCtacaatattatattgtctgggactattctctttttggtctattttattttgacgaatctgcttcttcacgacgccactaactgttttgatgctgggaactaaatttgttttgcattcttgaacatagagagataaggcaggttgctctgtttatactgtgatgtcatcaagcctggaatattaacccaattgttgctgaaataagaagtggttcttctttttttgttttgctttgttttcgtggttttaaaaatggcaatcaagaaagtggctgagaatctggaagtaactatgtttcagaaaataatggatgagattgagataacgaaacaaaccctgcgacagggtagtaaggagctgaaaattgaactgagcaaaatgacgcaggagcttaaagaaataggggatcctgtgagagaggagaatgagatcagagatgacaaaagaaaaaataaagggaagatacaagccctggagattggaacaaatgtggaattggaaaaagatctggagtttatggattttagaaataaaatctactgtttggaatttaacgttatctctgaagaaattaatgaagatattagagataaagttatcaatggcttggataatcttctggactggaatgatgtgatggagcttgatatagagaaaatctatggaattaactgcagccatgtgacaatggaaaaactcttaagagatgagccagtgcattttgtaaaaaagaagaacacagatatgactttacaacagtatttcagcaacttattcagaatggatggcaagaaaatatttgggatagaggaaattcccatcagactcttattatatgactatggttacaacagcaagattattatggaatactgataatggaagattggacactgaaattactggacttaacaggactattgaagatggaagatggaactaatagggataatggaataatggctattgaaattattggacctaacagattctgatgagatggattaatcgaaatgtttatttggactatggttatgacaataagattattataattattaacgagatggattaattgacatgtttatttggagaaaaattgatagatatatttcttaaagaattgaaacctctctttgactttttgtggaaagaataaagtaatgtttatgagatttgatgattaattaagataactactggaggaaagtgattttataatatgatttaagagacaggattgttatatattgtagacctataactgatttgatatgtgacaaatgggaagtcaacattttattttttttgtttaatcatttttgttttgttttgttttttgtctttgaatgttttatgattttgttttctttgtcttatgaaaatttgaataaaaattattgttaaaaaaaaaaaaaaacaagactcAGCTGAAAAGCAATCATATAAGTGCCTGATTTGTGTATTTCCAAAGATTATGTTCTAAAGGGGAAAGCTCATTCCCCAGCACAGTTCTGTCAACTGATGTTTTAAAATCTCACTTCCTTTGTTTTATTAGTAAACGGCACATTCAGAAATATTACACAGGACCGTACCGGCCTCAAAGGACTGTCCCATTTTAGAATATAGTTGTGGGAGACTGTATTATTCGTATGTTCCTTCTTTGAATCTTCAGATATGTAATTTGGCCAAGCAAAAGTTTCAGATGGAACTTGGTTGGCACAACTGGACACTGCATATCGTGGATCCATATGGCATATGCACCATACCAGTCAAATGACAGTGGGGTGGTGGGGACCTGCCAATTCCCCCCCCAGAAGTCAAACTGTAATGATCCAGAGCTAATCCAAAGTCAACTCTGCTCAGAAGGTTAGATAAAGAAGATTGATTACCAGCTTCGTTTCCTATGGGCCAGCTCACCACATCACGACCCTATGAGTACCACTGAGTAGCATTTTACATTTCCCAGAGCATTGTGAGTGGGgcccaccatttaaatttcccatcaGGTGTTCCAAAacactgtgggaaatttaaaatggcagcttgTAATCACCCACTCCATCATTCCCATGGCCCTGCCAATGGATGTTGGCACagaaacacatttttttcaaacTTTGAAGGAATTCTCCCACCTTCAGATAACTCAATCAAATGCTTTCCCTTAAAATCTGGCTTGTCACGCTAATGTTCCACATAGCATGCCAGCCATGTGCTATATAGCCTGCTGGGTGCTTAATAAAACCAACCTGTGCAGgcaatctggattttttttttaaaggaggggtTTATCGAGCACCTGGTGGTCTGTGGTTTGGACAGGGCTGATTTAAGCCCCTTAACAGCTTCCCATTTCTACATAAATGGTAAAACAGGTGTTACATTTTTCAAATTAGGCTGGCATTTTCTGTCTCTCCTATGTAAATTAAAGTCCTTGCTTGTATTTAGTTGACATAGATTTGACTAGAACATGAAATTAAAGTTGTATAGGTAAATTATGCTGCTGGATACACTTAAATGAGTTTCCAAAGATTTTAAAGCTAAGCAGTAGCTCAGTAATGCAGCACAGTAAAGATTATGTATTGATCATCTTTGGGGTTGACTAGATTAATGCATAATCCCTAAAATGCTAATGTTTAATAAAATGAACTCTATCAAATGCATATTTGATCAAATTGCTATTGCAGAACAATCAACTTGGAAGATACTGTGTACAGATGAAAAGTTTGGAACTTGGAGAGGAAGAAAATAGTGAGTCTTTCTTTTTGGTAAAAGATTTGCAGTGATGAATGAAATGTGGACTGCCAGTCAAGAACAAATACTGCTGTACTCATTAACTGTATGTAGTTTCTCATATATAGATTTCACACAAAAATAAGAATTGCTATTCTTCCATATTCAAAGAAACAAAAACTCGTTGGTTGCCAGTACACTTAAGTAATAAACAGTATGGATTGAGCCATACATCAACTATCCCAGCATGAATTACCCCCTGCCTTTGATATATGAAAGCCAAGCACTGCTCCATATCCCCTTGTCAAGATAAATGTTATTTGCAGGGCCTTCTCTAAGCTGGCCCCATTTCTGTGGAATTTCTATCCCAGGGATACTTGCCTGTGCCCATCATTAGAGACTTTTCAGAAGCCTGTGAAGCatccattgtaaaaaaaaaaagcttttggtGTACTTCTGAATGTTAGTCCTGCTTTCATCAAGATTGTTAATATTCTGATTGTGGGTATCTATTTCATTATACTAAAAGAGGTATATCTAAAAGAGGTATATCACCTACTCTAACActatatgtatgcatgtatttatttatttattatttgatttagatcctgcccttcctcccagcaggagcccagggcagcaaacaaaagcactaaaaacagtttaaaacatcataaaaacagactttaaaatacattaaaacaaaacattaaaaacattttttctaaaaagctttcaagacatctttaaaaaaaaggttaaaacattaaaaagtaattccaacacaggcgcagactgggataaggtctcaacttaataggcttgttgaaagaggaaggtcttcaataggagccgaaaagataacagagatagcacctgtctaatatttaaggggagggaattccacagggtaggtgccgccacactaaaggtctgtttcctaagttgtgcagaactgacctcctgataagttggtatctgcaggaggccctcacctgcagaacacagtgatcaactgggtatataagggataagaaggtctttcaggtatcctggtcccaaggtgtatagggctttgtacaccaaa is a genomic window of Rhineura floridana isolate rRhiFlo1 chromosome 1, rRhiFlo1.hap2, whole genome shotgun sequence containing:
- the TNFRSF11B gene encoding tumor necrosis factor receptor superfamily member 11B, which gives rise to MNKFLCCMLVLLDISVKWTVQETLPPKYLHYDPTISRQLLCDQCPPGTYVKQHCTASSKTECAPCPDQYYTDEWSSNDECQYCNVVCNELQYEKVKCSSTRNRFCECVEGRYLDLEFCLKHTACPLGFGVAEQGTPESDTVCKRCPEGYFSSETSSKQACQKHTNCSALGLKTVRKGDATRNNVCQGEKSDKSDQQCEIDVTLCEEAFFRFAVPTKPTSNWLNLLKESLPGIKVNAETVERIKQRHSPQEQTFQLLKLWKQQNNDHIMVKNIMQGIDHCENSISKHIGHLNVTFEQLNILMENLPGKKLGKEEIDHILRMCKSTEQVLKLLNLWRVKNRDQDTIKGLMYGLKHLKTYHFPKTTIQGLRKVVKFLHSLTMYKLYQKLFLEMLGNQIHLVKVRRV